The Nitrospirae bacterium CG2_30_53_67 sequence CTTTCATGTCTCCAAGCCCTCGGACCTGATCCCGGAACTGCAGGGGCGTTTTCCCATCCGGGTGGAGCTCAAGTCCCTGGGCAAGGAGGACCTCGTGCGGATTCTGACCGAGCCGAAAAACGCCCTGATCAAACAGTACATGGCCATGCTCGGGACAGAAGGGTTCCATCTCACCTTCACCACGGACGGCATCGAAGAGATCGCGGTCATCGCCACTCAGGTGAACGAGCAGTCCGAAAATATCGGAGCGAGAAGGCTCTACACGATTCTGGAGAAGCTTCTTTCCGATATTTCCTTCAACGCCCCGGATGCAGAGACCCGGGAGTCGGTCATAGACAGACAGGCAGTCCGTCAGTGCCTGAAGGATATCGTGCAGAACCAGGACCTGTCGCGGTATATTCTGTAAAAAGATGAGAATGAAACCACAGAGGGGGATAGAATTTATACACAGCGTCATAAGCAAACGACACCTTGTCATTCCCCGACTCGATCGGGGAATCCAGCTATTCAAACTGGATTGTCCGGTCAAGCCGGACAATGACAAACAGCCTAAAACTTTGGTCATTCTGTATAATATACTTTGAAGATAATGCACAATCATTTAAGACGTTGAGTATAAATCTTGTCTATCCTTATTAATATTCAAGGATTTCTCTGTGGTTAGGTTTCGGCAATGCGATGAAATGAGCCGAGGAAAATCATGAAAAAATTTCTGCGGACCGCCGACGTTCTGATCGAGGCCCTCCCCTATATCCGGAGGTTTGAGGGAAAGACCATCGTCATCAAGTACGGCGGGAGTGCCATGATCAACGAGGAGTTAAAAAGGGTCTTTGTCCTGGACATCATCCTCATGAAGTATGTGGGAATCCACCCGGTGATCGTGCACGGCGGAGGCCCCCAGATCGGCAAAATCATGAAGAAGATGGGGAAGATCCCGAAGTTCATCCTGGGCCAGCGGGTCACGGATGAGGAGACCATGGACATCGTCCAGATGGTCCTCGGCGGCAAGATCAACAAGGATATTGTTTCTCTGATCAATAACAACGGCGGAAAAGCCGTGGGGCTGACCGGCAAGGACGGCCGCATGATCAGGGCAAAGAAGATGATCGTGAAAAAGCCCTCTCCTGAGACCGGGGTCCCGGAGATCATCGACCTGGGCAAGGTCGGAGAGGTGGAGGAGGTCAACCCGGAGATCATCCGGGTGACCGAGCAGAGCGGATTCATCCCGGTCATCGCCCCTGTCGGAGAGGGGGAAAACGGGGATTCGTATAATATCAATGCCGACCTGGCGGCTGGAAGCATCGCGGCAGCCCTTTGTGCCGAAAAG is a genomic window containing:
- a CDS encoding acetylglutamate kinase, producing the protein MKKFLRTADVLIEALPYIRRFEGKTIVIKYGGSAMINEELKRVFVLDIILMKYVGIHPVIVHGGGPQIGKIMKKMGKIPKFILGQRVTDEETMDIVQMVLGGKINKDIVSLINNNGGKAVGLTGKDGRMIRAKKMIVKKPSPETGVPEIIDLGKVGEVEEVNPEIIRVTEQSGFIPVIAPVGEGENGDSYNINADLAAGSIAAALCAEKLILLTDVPGILNKKGQLVQTATKSQIERMKKDGTITSGMLPKVTACFNALNAGVCKAHIIDGRLKHAVLLELFTRGGVGTEIILNRNRKKK